The following proteins are encoded in a genomic region of Rhodoferax aquaticus:
- a CDS encoding polysaccharide deacetylase family protein, translating to MAAARRLLVRLAVGALCCTYPPLWAQTPIEVHDVIASATPTRNIALTLDACSGAFDDDLIEFLIRNRIPATLFATKKWLLKNPQGVAIIKAHLDLFDVEDHGENHIPAVIGAGRKVYGIAGEPDLLHLRQEVSEGAKAITEMIGVPPHWYRGATAEYDPQAIAEIERMGFGIAGFSINADSGATLRKPAVEERLRHVKGGDVIIAHMNKPASDTAEGLSTGLLQLLRNGLVFVRLDQVGLSATNLPKEQLVRPSSNQ from the coding sequence ATGGCGGCTGCGAGGCGCCTCTTGGTACGCCTCGCAGTCGGCGCACTGTGCTGTACTTACCCGCCGCTGTGGGCCCAAACGCCCATTGAAGTGCATGACGTCATAGCCAGTGCCACTCCCACACGCAACATTGCGCTCACGCTAGACGCTTGCTCTGGCGCGTTTGATGATGATTTGATTGAGTTTCTCATTCGCAACCGCATACCGGCGACGCTGTTTGCCACTAAAAAGTGGCTACTGAAGAACCCCCAAGGTGTGGCCATCATCAAAGCGCACTTGGACTTGTTCGACGTAGAAGACCATGGTGAAAACCACATTCCCGCAGTCATTGGGGCGGGGCGCAAGGTCTATGGCATTGCCGGCGAGCCAGACCTGCTGCACCTGCGCCAAGAAGTCAGCGAAGGGGCCAAGGCCATCACCGAGATGATTGGTGTGCCACCCCACTGGTACCGGGGTGCAACGGCCGAGTACGACCCGCAGGCCATTGCAGAGATTGAGCGCATGGGCTTTGGTATTGCAGGTTTTTCTATCAATGCCGACTCGGGGGCCACTTTGCGCAAGCCCGCTGTGGAAGAGCGCTTACGGCACGTCAAAGGCGGTGACGTGATCATTGCCCACATGAACAAGCCTGCCTCTGACACGGCGGAGGGGCTCTCCACCGGCTTGCTTCAGCTCTTGCGCAATGGCCTGGTATTTGTGCGGCTAGACCAGGTGGGCCTGAGTGCCACCAACCTGCCCAAAGAGCAGCTGGTGCGGCCTAGTTCCAACCAATGA
- a CDS encoding flavin monoamine oxidase family protein codes for MDQLSAQWFDSGSSYDGDELLFLDGYQVLVKHLAAGVNVKLEHEVTAIVDQGSAGVSVETKQGVFTAARVVVTLPLGVLKSGSVHFQPALPFGKQAAIDGLGVGVLNKCCLLFPQTFWDSEFDWLNYLPKLGQGGQWAEWVSFARPTKRPVLMGFNAADFGTAIEQWDDTAIVQSAVGALQSMFGRDIPAPVDALVTRWASDPYARGAYSCHVLGSTPTQRDDLAKNIHGRLFFAGEATERQHYQTVHGAYQSGLRAAQEVLLAGVATTNSKRTRS; via the coding sequence GTGGACCAGCTGTCCGCGCAGTGGTTTGACAGTGGTTCATCCTATGACGGTGACGAGTTGCTGTTCCTTGATGGTTACCAGGTCTTGGTCAAGCATCTGGCCGCAGGGGTGAATGTCAAGCTTGAGCATGAGGTGACTGCCATCGTGGACCAAGGGTCTGCGGGCGTGAGCGTAGAGACTAAGCAGGGGGTGTTTACGGCAGCACGCGTGGTCGTGACCCTTCCCTTGGGGGTGTTGAAGTCGGGCAGTGTGCACTTCCAGCCCGCCTTGCCCTTTGGCAAACAGGCGGCCATCGACGGCCTTGGCGTCGGGGTGCTCAACAAATGCTGCCTTTTGTTCCCGCAAACGTTTTGGGACAGCGAGTTCGATTGGCTCAACTACCTACCCAAGCTAGGGCAGGGAGGCCAGTGGGCCGAGTGGGTGAGCTTTGCGCGCCCCACCAAGCGCCCGGTGTTGATGGGCTTCAACGCGGCGGACTTTGGCACTGCGATTGAACAGTGGGACGACACCGCTATCGTGCAAAGCGCAGTGGGGGCCTTGCAGTCCATGTTCGGGCGAGATATACCTGCCCCCGTGGACGCATTGGTGACCCGCTGGGCGTCCGATCCCTACGCCCGTGGAGCCTACTCCTGCCATGTGTTGGGTTCGACGCCGACGCAGCGGGATGACTTGGCAAAGAACATCCACGGCCGGCTGTTCTTTGCGGGGGAAGCGACCGAGCGACAGCACTACCAGACGGTGCATGGTGCTTACCAGTCAGGCTTGCGGGCTGCACAAGAAGTGCTGCTTGCCGGTGTCGCCACCACCAACAGCAAGCGCACGCGCTCTTAG
- a CDS encoding Rrf2 family transcriptional regulator: protein MRLSTRGRFAITAMIDLALRESAHPVPLVDIALRHRISLSYLEQVFAKLRQHSLVESTRGPGGGYTLGFRRDAITVADIIVAIEDDSEERVGLSSRDSSQSAHDMTQGLWDSLQETVLAHMRTITLRSLAQEQRAKGFQVAERVSSKKGVFKKPKPEVMRINAPNSVFALGQMFPARS from the coding sequence ATGCGACTAAGTACCCGAGGACGATTTGCCATCACCGCCATGATTGACTTGGCCCTGCGCGAGAGCGCTCACCCAGTGCCTTTGGTCGACATCGCGCTGCGCCACCGAATTTCTTTGTCTTACTTGGAGCAGGTGTTTGCCAAGCTGCGCCAACACAGCTTGGTGGAAAGCACGCGCGGACCTGGCGGCGGCTACACCCTGGGGTTCCGACGTGATGCCATTACGGTGGCAGACATCATTGTGGCCATTGAAGACGACTCCGAAGAACGTGTAGGCCTTAGCAGCCGCGACAGCTCGCAAAGTGCGCACGACATGACCCAAGGCCTGTGGGATTCCTTGCAAGAAACAGTGCTGGCCCATATGCGCACCATCACCTTGCGCAGCTTGGCGCAAGAGCAGCGTGCCAAAGGCTTCCAAGTGGCTGAACGGGTCTCCTCCAAAAAAGGCGTGTTCAAGAAGCCCAAGCCAGAGGTGATGCGTATCAATGCGCCTAACTCGGTGTTTGCACTGGGCCAAATGTTCCCTGCGCGCAGCTAG
- a CDS encoding M13 family metallopeptidase, with translation MALAAAMGLQSLGFAKDAGPALGYSPANMDKRVSPREDFYRYANGHWLKRTDIPSADADVGGFTLLANNLNDKLLALIQEAANTPANKQSVSRQQIGDFYRAAMDLPRLDALGLQPIARDLQAIESAQSPATLAALLARLQLGFGVSPLLNGFTGADPKQSNMTVLTLYPGLQTLGQDEYASSFAQPVRALYRDYMVQMFQTLGDTEISANTNARTVMSIEGEIAAARLTPLQQRDPQLTYNKLSLDEAQALIPAVDLRAFITALGMTPPATVMVPDMNGLRTGQKVVAERSVEDIRTLLRWHVLSASASALGQPWRGLNQEFSRARSGAESQESREREVTKAIASTLFHPLSRVYVETYFPESTRRDITTMVNLMREEFAKRLQTNPWLDEPTRAAALDKLSKVDIAVGYPDQWIDFGGVRIVSNDYLGNIQRVTEFLMRRDFARLGQPVVNDRFAAPNMTTPIAVNAAYSPRTNSIDITAAIAQPPFYKQGADPAVNYCTMGAVIGHELTHGFDSFGRQFGPAGNLRDWWTPQATAEFTKRTDMLVQQYSEFTVLPGLMHNGAQTLTENTADLGGITLAHAALKRYLATHPQNKIDGLTSDQRCFVAWAQMWAYKARPERLRTLVATDYHAIGSVRGVAPLLHLDVFHKVFKTRKGDPMWRAPEQRVRIW, from the coding sequence GTGGCGCTCGCCGCCGCGATGGGGCTGCAAAGCCTTGGTTTTGCCAAAGACGCGGGTCCAGCATTGGGCTATTCACCCGCGAACATGGACAAGCGCGTGAGTCCGCGTGAGGACTTTTACCGATACGCCAACGGCCATTGGCTCAAGCGCACCGACATCCCCTCTGCGGATGCTGATGTAGGCGGCTTCACCCTGCTAGCCAACAACCTCAATGACAAACTCCTAGCGCTCATCCAAGAGGCTGCCAACACCCCTGCAAACAAACAAAGCGTCAGCCGACAGCAAATTGGGGACTTCTATCGCGCAGCGATGGACCTACCCCGCCTCGACGCATTGGGTCTGCAACCCATTGCACGTGACTTACAGGCCATTGAAAGCGCGCAGAGCCCTGCCACTTTGGCTGCGCTCTTGGCTCGCCTGCAGCTTGGCTTTGGCGTGTCGCCCCTGCTCAATGGTTTTACAGGCGCGGACCCCAAGCAAAGCAATATGACCGTGCTCACCCTGTATCCCGGTCTACAAACCTTGGGCCAAGATGAGTATGCAAGCTCCTTTGCGCAGCCGGTGCGGGCCCTCTACCGTGACTACATGGTGCAGATGTTTCAGACCCTGGGTGACACCGAGATCAGTGCCAACACCAATGCTCGCACGGTGATGTCGATAGAGGGTGAAATTGCGGCCGCCCGCCTTACCCCTTTGCAGCAGCGCGACCCGCAACTGACCTACAACAAGCTCAGCTTAGACGAGGCGCAAGCCTTGATTCCTGCCGTGGACCTGCGTGCCTTCATCACCGCACTGGGTATGACACCACCCGCCACAGTGATGGTTCCCGACATGAACGGCTTGCGCACTGGTCAAAAGGTAGTGGCGGAGCGGTCGGTAGAGGACATACGCACTTTGCTGCGATGGCATGTGCTGTCAGCCAGCGCTTCGGCCCTAGGCCAACCGTGGCGCGGCTTAAACCAAGAGTTTTCCCGCGCACGCAGCGGCGCAGAAAGCCAAGAAAGCCGCGAGCGTGAGGTCACCAAGGCCATTGCCTCCACGCTGTTTCACCCCCTGTCGCGTGTGTATGTGGAGACCTACTTTCCAGAGAGCACGCGCCGCGATATCACCACCATGGTGAACCTCATGCGGGAGGAGTTTGCCAAGCGCTTGCAGACTAACCCGTGGTTGGACGAACCCACCCGCGCTGCCGCCCTAGACAAGCTGTCCAAAGTAGACATCGCAGTGGGCTACCCCGACCAGTGGATTGACTTTGGCGGCGTACGGATTGTGTCGAATGACTACTTGGGCAACATCCAGCGTGTCACCGAGTTTTTGATGCGCCGAGACTTCGCGCGCCTCGGGCAGCCCGTGGTCAACGACCGCTTTGCAGCGCCCAACATGACCACACCCATCGCGGTCAACGCGGCGTACAGTCCGCGCACCAACAGCATTGACATCACCGCCGCCATTGCGCAGCCCCCGTTTTACAAACAAGGGGCCGACCCCGCCGTCAACTACTGCACCATGGGTGCTGTCATTGGCCATGAACTCACCCATGGCTTTGACAGCTTCGGGCGTCAATTTGGCCCAGCGGGGAATTTGCGCGACTGGTGGACACCGCAAGCCACCGCAGAATTCACCAAGCGCACCGACATGCTGGTGCAGCAGTACAGCGAGTTCACGGTGCTGCCCGGCCTGATGCACAACGGCGCGCAGACCTTGACCGAAAACACCGCAGACCTGGGTGGCATCACCTTGGCACATGCCGCGCTCAAGCGCTACTTGGCGACCCATCCCCAAAACAAGATTGACGGTCTCACCAGCGACCAGCGCTGTTTTGTCGCTTGGGCCCAGATGTGGGCGTACAAGGCCCGTCCAGAGCGACTTCGCACCTTGGTCGCGACCGACTACCACGCCATTGGCTCCGTGCGCGGTGTGGCTCCGCTGCTTCATCTCGATGTATTCCACAAAGTGTTTAAAACCCGCAAGGGTGACCCCATGTGGCGTGCGCCCGAGCAGCGCGTCCGCATTTGGTAG
- a CDS encoding glycine zipper family protein: MKTVSYALALGVSCLMVACATTGSASPSAKPVFYPNAKLNAVGQDKANQEAQSCMSQAIGAGLTPDEKDNAIAHGAEKGAAVGGVAAAVGALVRGKGVERAVESGAGGAAVGGAAGAVSGAFHDKPNTTYRHYVQRCLKDRGYEVIGWN; this comes from the coding sequence ATGAAAACTGTTTCCTACGCACTGGCGCTTGGCGTCAGTTGTTTGATGGTGGCGTGCGCTACAACGGGCAGCGCCAGCCCATCGGCCAAGCCGGTGTTTTATCCCAACGCCAAGCTCAATGCCGTGGGTCAAGACAAAGCCAACCAAGAGGCCCAAAGCTGCATGTCGCAGGCCATCGGTGCGGGGCTTACGCCGGACGAGAAAGACAATGCCATTGCCCACGGCGCTGAAAAAGGTGCGGCAGTGGGCGGCGTGGCTGCAGCTGTGGGCGCCCTGGTGCGTGGCAAGGGTGTGGAACGGGCTGTCGAGTCCGGCGCGGGCGGTGCGGCTGTGGGTGGCGCTGCCGGGGCTGTATCCGGCGCCTTCCACGACAAGCCCAACACCACTTACCGCCACTACGTGCAGCGCTGTCTGAAAGACCGTGGCTATGAAGTCATTGGTTGGAACTAG
- the cysW gene encoding sulfate ABC transporter permease subunit CysW yields MSGTATLRTAKAGTTEPAWLRNTLIGVMLTFLFLFLVLPLAAVCTEALRKGFGAYFEALKEPDAWSAIRLTLLTAAIAVPLNLVFGVAAAWAIAKYEFKGKAFLTTLIDLPFSVSPVVAGLVYVLMFGAHGWFGPWLQAHDIKIVFAVPGIVLATIFVTFPFIARELIPLMQAQGTEEEQAAQVLGATGWQTFWHVTLPNIKWGLIYGVILCNARAMGEFGAVSVVSGHIRGQTNTMPLHVEILYNEYQSVAAFAVASLLALLALVTLVIKSFVEWQFEREQKAAAALPPEKPSV; encoded by the coding sequence ATGAGCGGCACAGCGACCTTACGCACTGCCAAAGCGGGCACCACCGAGCCCGCATGGCTGCGCAACACGCTCATTGGCGTGATGCTGACCTTTTTGTTCTTATTCTTGGTATTGCCATTGGCCGCCGTGTGCACCGAGGCACTGCGCAAAGGCTTTGGTGCGTACTTTGAAGCCCTGAAGGAGCCAGACGCCTGGAGCGCTATTCGCCTGACCTTGCTGACTGCCGCCATTGCTGTGCCGCTGAACTTGGTGTTTGGCGTGGCAGCGGCGTGGGCCATTGCCAAGTACGAGTTCAAAGGCAAGGCGTTCTTGACCACCCTGATTGACTTACCGTTCTCCGTGTCGCCGGTCGTGGCGGGCTTGGTCTACGTGTTGATGTTTGGCGCCCATGGCTGGTTTGGGCCTTGGTTGCAAGCCCACGACATCAAGATCGTGTTTGCGGTGCCCGGCATTGTGTTGGCCACCATCTTCGTGACCTTTCCTTTCATTGCCCGGGAGCTGATACCGCTGATGCAAGCGCAAGGCACCGAAGAAGAGCAGGCGGCCCAGGTACTCGGAGCCACTGGCTGGCAAACCTTTTGGCATGTCACGCTGCCCAACATCAAGTGGGGCCTGATTTATGGCGTGATCTTGTGCAATGCACGCGCCATGGGCGAGTTTGGCGCGGTGTCGGTGGTGTCAGGTCACATCCGCGGCCAAACCAACACCATGCCCTTGCATGTAGAAATTTTGTACAACGAATACCAATCGGTAGCCGCCTTTGCGGTGGCTTCTCTCTTGGCCCTGTTGGCCTTGGTCACCTTGGTCATCAAGTCGTTTGTTGAATGGCAGTTTGAGCGCGAGCAAAAAGCCGCAGCTGCCCTCCCCCCAGAAAAACCCAGCGTTTAA
- a CDS encoding sulfate/molybdate ABC transporter ATP-binding protein has product MSIAIRNVSKEFGSFKALNDVSLDIESGELVALLGPSGCGKTTLLRIIAGLETADHGNILFSGEDTTDVHVRERNVGFVFQHYALFRHMSVFDNVAFGLRMKPRASRPSESVIKQKVHELLGLVQLDWLADRYPAQLSGGQRQRIALARALAVEPKVLLLDEPFGALDAKVRKELRRWLRRLHDDLHVTSIFVTHDQEEALEVADRVVLMNSGNIEQIGSPQQVWDHPASPFVYGFLGDVNLFHGRAHEGEMLIGQDHHGVRLTSPEHSAAQNAKAFAYVRPHDIDVQPYKAGQPVGGIVAKLVRAIVVGPIARLELLPEDRSAAGSGDIIEAQIGAQEYKALELKDGDTVVLTPRKARVFTA; this is encoded by the coding sequence ATGAGCATCGCAATCCGTAACGTCAGCAAAGAGTTTGGCAGCTTCAAAGCCCTTAACGATGTGAGCCTGGACATTGAGTCCGGCGAGCTGGTCGCCCTCTTGGGTCCCTCCGGCTGCGGCAAGACCACGCTCTTGCGCATCATCGCGGGGCTAGAAACCGCCGACCACGGCAACATCTTGTTCAGCGGTGAAGACACCACCGACGTGCATGTGCGCGAGCGCAATGTGGGCTTTGTGTTCCAGCACTACGCCCTGTTCCGCCACATGAGCGTGTTTGACAACGTAGCCTTTGGCCTGCGCATGAAACCACGCGCCAGCCGCCCCAGCGAGTCTGTCATCAAGCAAAAAGTGCATGAGCTCTTGGGCTTGGTGCAACTGGACTGGTTGGCAGACCGTTACCCAGCGCAGCTCTCTGGCGGTCAGCGCCAGCGTATTGCCCTGGCCCGCGCCTTGGCGGTAGAGCCCAAAGTGCTGCTGCTGGACGAGCCCTTTGGCGCGCTAGACGCCAAGGTGCGCAAAGAACTGCGCCGCTGGCTGCGCCGCTTGCATGACGACCTGCATGTCACGAGCATTTTTGTGACCCACGACCAAGAAGAAGCGCTCGAAGTGGCTGACCGCGTGGTGCTGATGAACAGTGGCAACATTGAACAAATTGGCTCGCCCCAGCAGGTGTGGGACCACCCCGCCAGCCCGTTTGTCTATGGCTTTTTGGGCGATGTGAACCTGTTCCATGGCCGCGCCCATGAAGGCGAAATGCTGATTGGCCAAGACCACCATGGCGTGCGCTTGACCAGCCCCGAGCACAGCGCAGCGCAAAACGCCAAGGCCTTTGCCTATGTGCGCCCCCACGACATCGACGTGCAACCCTACAAAGCGGGCCAGCCAGTGGGGGGCATCGTGGCCAAGCTGGTGCGCGCCATTGTGGTCGGGCCGATTGCCCGCCTAGAGCTGCTGCCTGAAGACCGCAGCGCCGCAGGCAGTGGAGACATCATCGAAGCCCAAATTGGCGCACAAGAGTACAAAGCGCTGGAGCTAAAAGACGGCGACACCGTGGTGCTGACACCGCGCAAGGCACGGGTGTTTACAGCGTAA
- a CDS encoding FAD-dependent oxidoreductase, with amino-acid sequence MRHIELGRRTAMGAVGLGLGAVLAPQAFAQTQRPTDLTEPMAPGVAGGRVIVIGAGVSGLAAAQRLRSAGMDVLVLEARDRIGGRVFTQTHWQGPAIDLGASWIHGAGPANPIAKLARQMGARLTPTSEERAGVYSGDGGELGAAEQRWLESIRAQIRAAIAQGGRARRDRSLKALVYSALDYDRRAAVEQRMIDYVLNSSY; translated from the coding sequence ATGCGACATATAGAGTTGGGACGCCGCACCGCCATGGGCGCCGTAGGCCTCGGGTTGGGGGCCGTCTTGGCACCGCAGGCGTTTGCGCAGACACAGCGGCCCACAGATCTCACAGAGCCCATGGCTCCCGGCGTGGCTGGTGGGCGCGTCATTGTTATTGGTGCGGGTGTGTCTGGGCTGGCGGCGGCTCAGCGTTTGCGTTCCGCAGGCATGGACGTCTTGGTCTTGGAGGCCCGTGACCGCATAGGAGGGCGTGTGTTTACCCAAACGCATTGGCAAGGGCCGGCGATAGACCTAGGTGCTTCTTGGATTCACGGCGCTGGGCCCGCCAACCCGATTGCCAAGCTCGCGCGCCAAATGGGCGCTCGGTTGACGCCGACCAGCGAAGAGCGTGCCGGCGTCTACAGCGGTGATGGCGGTGAACTTGGCGCGGCGGAGCAGAGGTGGCTCGAATCCATCCGGGCCCAAATCAGAGCCGCGATCGCGCAAGGTGGGCGTGCCCGACGTGATCGCTCGCTGAAAGCCTTGGTCTACAGCGCTTTGGACTATGACCGCCGTGCGGCTGTGGAGCAGCGCATGATCGACTATGTGCTCAACAGCAGCTATTAG
- the cysT gene encoding sulfate ABC transporter permease subunit CysT, producing MSIAPTTPKRASKRVLPGFNLTLGYTLLYLSLIVLIPLSALVLKTFTLTWEQFWAAVASPRVVAAYQLTFGASLIAALVNVVFGLLVAWVLVRYPFPGKKVVDAMVDLPFALPTAVAGIALTALLADNGWIGSLLAPYGIQLAFNRNGIVIALIFISLPFVVRTVQPVLEDMEKELEEAATCLGASRWQTFRHVIFPTIAPALLTGFAMAFARAVGEYGSVIFIAGNMPMVSEITPLIIIGKLEQYDYAGATAVATVMLLISFVLLMLINALQAWQRRRSGAQS from the coding sequence ATGTCCATTGCCCCCACCACCCCCAAGCGTGCGTCTAAGCGCGTCCTGCCGGGCTTTAACCTCACGCTGGGCTACACCCTGTTGTACCTGAGCCTGATTGTGCTGATACCGCTGTCAGCACTGGTCCTCAAAACCTTCACCCTCACGTGGGAGCAGTTTTGGGCGGCTGTGGCCAGCCCACGCGTGGTAGCTGCCTACCAACTCACCTTTGGTGCATCGCTCATTGCGGCCTTGGTCAATGTGGTGTTTGGCCTGCTGGTGGCGTGGGTGCTGGTGCGCTACCCCTTCCCCGGCAAGAAGGTTGTGGACGCCATGGTGGACCTGCCCTTTGCGCTGCCCACCGCGGTGGCCGGCATTGCCTTGACGGCGCTTTTGGCTGACAACGGCTGGATTGGTTCGCTCTTGGCCCCCTACGGCATTCAGCTGGCGTTTAACCGCAACGGCATTGTCATCGCGCTCATTTTCATTAGCTTGCCGTTTGTGGTGCGCACGGTGCAGCCCGTGTTGGAAGACATGGAGAAAGAGCTGGAAGAAGCCGCAACCTGCTTGGGCGCAAGCCGCTGGCAGACCTTTCGCCATGTGATTTTTCCGACCATTGCGCCCGCCTTGCTCACTGGCTTTGCCATGGCCTTTGCCCGGGCGGTGGGTGAGTACGGTTCCGTTATCTTTATTGCAGGCAATATGCCCATGGTCTCTGAAATTACGCCGCTCATCATCATCGGCAAGCTAGAGCAGTACGACTACGCGGGTGCCACGGCAGTGGCCACGGTCATGCTGCTCATCTCCTTTGTCTTGTTGATGCTGATCAACGCACTGCAAGCTTGGCAGCGCCGCCGCTCGGGAGCACAGTCATGA
- a CDS encoding CopD family protein has product MTQNLPRPLSALHTDLPSHGPQCPPSACCIGQHPSPNPEPYLMYDILKLLHLIAAIVWMGGMTFMLLALRPATLAVMEPQPRARLMAQVWQRFFNVVLIAVVVVLATGGHLYAGAAKAAHASGNGLPLGWNLMAAFGLLMVLVFGHIRFAGFKKFQRAVAASEWPVAAAAAATIHKLVVLNFVLGWLAIGAVRLLR; this is encoded by the coding sequence ATGACCCAGAATCTGCCACGGCCTTTGTCGGCGCTGCACACAGACCTGCCATCGCATGGCCCACAATGCCCACCTTCAGCCTGCTGCATTGGACAGCACCCTTCACCCAACCCTGAGCCCTACCTTATGTATGACATCCTCAAGCTCCTTCACCTGATTGCCGCCATCGTTTGGATGGGGGGCATGACCTTCATGCTGCTGGCCTTGCGCCCTGCCACGCTGGCCGTGATGGAGCCCCAGCCCCGTGCCCGCTTAATGGCACAGGTGTGGCAGCGGTTTTTTAACGTGGTACTGATCGCGGTCGTGGTGGTGCTGGCCACCGGCGGGCATCTGTACGCAGGTGCTGCTAAGGCGGCGCATGCATCGGGCAATGGCTTGCCGCTGGGCTGGAACCTCATGGCAGCGTTCGGCCTGCTCATGGTGCTCGTGTTTGGGCACATCCGATTCGCAGGTTTCAAGAAGTTTCAGCGTGCAGTCGCCGCAAGTGAGTGGCCCGTGGCTGCCGCTGCGGCTGCCACCATTCACAAGCTGGTGGTGCTGAACTTTGTGTTGGGTTGGCTGGCCATTGGGGCGGTGCGGCTGTTGCGCTAA
- a CDS encoding sulfate ABC transporter substrate-binding protein gives MHLKQKTKLALAVIALAASNFVAAQTTLLNVSYDVSREFYKDINAAFIANYKKTTGKDIKIDQSHAGSSAQARAVNDGLDADVVTMNTTTDVDFLAGNGVVAKDWTKKFPSNAAPTSSTMLFLVRNGNPKGIKDWDDLIKPGVQVVVVNPKTGGNGRMAYLAAWGSVRAKGGTDAQAAEFVAKLYKNVPVLAKGGRDATTIFLQRNIGDALITFESEVVSVDNEFGAGKVDAIHPSSSIVAENPVAVVERTVAKKGTADQARAYLNFLYTDEAQEIAAKHAIRPSNPAILKKYASTFKPIKLFTAADYFGSFSEAQKVHFNDGGQFDKLYTVK, from the coding sequence ATGCACCTCAAGCAAAAAACCAAGTTGGCGCTCGCTGTTATTGCGTTGGCAGCTAGCAATTTTGTAGCAGCACAAACCACTTTGCTCAACGTGTCGTACGACGTGTCACGTGAGTTTTACAAAGATATCAACGCGGCCTTCATTGCCAACTACAAAAAGACCACGGGCAAAGACATCAAGATTGACCAAAGCCACGCGGGGTCCAGCGCCCAAGCACGTGCTGTGAACGACGGTTTGGACGCCGATGTGGTGACCATGAACACCACCACCGATGTCGATTTTCTGGCGGGCAACGGCGTAGTGGCCAAAGACTGGACCAAGAAGTTCCCAAGCAATGCAGCCCCTACCAGCTCCACCATGCTGTTTTTGGTTCGTAACGGTAACCCCAAAGGCATCAAAGACTGGGACGATTTGATCAAGCCTGGCGTGCAAGTGGTTGTGGTCAACCCCAAAACCGGTGGCAATGGCCGCATGGCCTATCTGGCGGCTTGGGGCTCTGTACGTGCCAAGGGCGGAACCGATGCACAAGCCGCGGAGTTTGTGGCCAAGCTGTACAAGAACGTGCCGGTTTTGGCCAAGGGTGGACGTGACGCCACCACCATCTTCTTGCAACGCAATATCGGCGACGCACTGATCACGTTTGAGTCTGAAGTGGTGTCGGTGGACAATGAATTTGGCGCAGGCAAGGTCGACGCGATTCACCCCAGCAGCTCCATCGTGGCCGAGAACCCTGTGGCCGTGGTGGAACGCACCGTGGCCAAAAAAGGGACCGCTGACCAAGCCCGTGCGTACCTGAACTTCTTGTACACCGATGAGGCGCAAGAGATTGCGGCCAAGCACGCCATTCGCCCAAGTAACCCGGCCATTCTGAAAAAGTACGCCAGCACCTTCAAGCCCATCAAGCTATTCACAGCAGCAGACTACTTTGGCTCGTTCTCTGAGGCGCAAAAAGTGCACTTCAACGACGGTGGCCAGTTCGATAAGCTGTACACCGTTAAGTAA
- a CDS encoding EamA family transporter translates to MSLLKQPWVVGLSFFTVYVVWGSSYMVVQMAATALPPLLLCGVRGLLAAGVLWLVLKHRGAALPALSDLKAWRGPALVGTLNITVVSALIVWGLQSVSSGMTAVLFSTMPIMTCVLNGALERRVAPRALLGTVLGIGGLLLVYEAYLGGGWGVGHAYILSAAALASVSSVLTERGNMPRNVLVASCMQMAVGGLVGTVLSVLVAEPLGAITWSSMAALAYLALGVTAGGYLAFNILTLRMGSAVATTYASINPIVALLLGSVLLGEHLSLWEAAGVVVVVLGVLLVQSARKT, encoded by the coding sequence ATGAGCTTGCTGAAGCAGCCTTGGGTTGTAGGCCTCTCGTTCTTCACCGTGTATGTGGTGTGGGGCAGCTCCTATATGGTGGTGCAGATGGCAGCCACGGCGCTGCCCCCTTTGCTGCTTTGTGGCGTGCGCGGGCTTTTGGCGGCCGGTGTTTTGTGGCTCGTGCTCAAGCACCGTGGGGCAGCGCTACCGGCACTCTCTGACCTCAAGGCGTGGCGGGGGCCCGCCTTGGTGGGGACGCTCAACATTACGGTCGTGAGTGCCTTGATCGTCTGGGGCCTGCAGTCGGTGTCGTCGGGCATGACTGCGGTGCTGTTCTCCACCATGCCCATCATGACCTGCGTGCTCAACGGCGCGCTGGAGCGGCGGGTAGCGCCACGGGCCCTGCTGGGCACGGTGCTCGGCATCGGTGGCTTGCTGTTGGTCTACGAGGCCTACTTAGGCGGAGGCTGGGGTGTGGGGCATGCCTACATCCTCAGTGCCGCTGCGTTGGCGTCGGTGTCTTCGGTGCTGACCGAGCGTGGCAACATGCCGCGCAATGTGCTGGTCGCGTCGTGCATGCAGATGGCCGTGGGTGGTTTGGTGGGCACGGTCTTGTCCGTTTTGGTGGCAGAGCCACTGGGTGCCATCACTTGGTCATCGATGGCAGCGCTCGCCTATCTCGCGCTGGGGGTCACTGCTGGCGGCTACTTGGCCTTTAACATTTTGACGCTTCGCATGGGTTCCGCGGTGGCAACCACGTATGCCAGCATCAACCCCATCGTGGCGCTGTTGCTGGGCAGCGTGCTCTTGGGCGAGCACTTGAGCCTGTGGGAGGCAGCCGGTGTGGTGGTAGTGGTGCTAGGCGTGTTGCTGGTGCAAAGCGCTCGCAAGACCTAG